A DNA window from Streptomyces bacillaris contains the following coding sequences:
- a CDS encoding Lrp/AsnC family transcriptional regulator translates to MRLNDLDERIVHALAEDARRSYADIGAIVGLSAPAVKRRVDRLRAEGAITGFTVRVDPAALGWETEGFIEIYCSRNTSPEAIKQGLARYPEIASASTVTGEADAVVQVFAADMRHFEQVLERIAGEPYVERTKSVLVLSPLLRRYSAEAPPA, encoded by the coding sequence GTGCGCCTGAACGACCTCGACGAACGCATCGTCCACGCCCTCGCCGAAGACGCCCGGCGCTCCTACGCCGACATCGGCGCCATCGTCGGCCTTTCCGCCCCCGCCGTGAAACGCCGCGTCGACCGGCTCCGCGCCGAGGGCGCGATCACCGGCTTCACCGTCCGCGTCGACCCGGCCGCGCTCGGCTGGGAGACCGAGGGCTTCATCGAGATCTACTGCAGCCGCAACACCTCCCCGGAAGCGATCAAGCAGGGCCTGGCCCGCTACCCGGAGATCGCCTCGGCCTCCACCGTCACCGGCGAGGCCGACGCGGTGGTTCAGGTCTTCGCCGCCGACATGCGCCACTTCGAGCAGGTGCTGGAGCGGATCGCGGGGGAGCCGTACGTCGAGCGGACCAAGTCCGTCCTGGTCCTCTCCCCGCTGCTGCGCCGCTACTCGGCGGAGGCCCCGCCGGCCTGA
- a CDS encoding carbon-nitrogen hydrolase family protein, with translation MPPLRTALLQSSGRPGAVEANLKTLDEAAARAAAAGARLLVAPELFLTGYAIGDAVPELAEPADGPGAQAAAEIAVRHGLAVLYGYPERDGERIFNSSQLIGPDGTRLANYRKTHLFGCFEQEWFTPGEETVVQAELDGIRIGLLICYDVEFPENVRAHALAGTDLLLVPTAQMHPFQFVAESVVPVRAFESQLYVAYVNRTGPEGEFEFVGLSCLAGPDGTVRTRAGRGEELVIGEVDPEFLAASRAANPYLHDRRPGLYGSLA, from the coding sequence ATGCCCCCGTTGCGTACCGCCCTGCTCCAGAGTTCCGGCCGGCCCGGCGCCGTCGAGGCGAACCTGAAGACGCTGGACGAGGCCGCCGCGCGCGCCGCCGCGGCCGGTGCCCGGCTGCTGGTCGCCCCCGAGCTGTTCCTGACCGGGTACGCCATCGGGGACGCCGTCCCGGAGCTGGCCGAGCCTGCCGACGGCCCCGGCGCGCAGGCCGCCGCCGAGATCGCCGTACGCCACGGCCTCGCGGTCCTCTACGGCTACCCGGAGCGCGACGGCGAGCGGATCTTCAACTCCTCCCAGCTGATCGGCCCCGACGGCACGCGGCTGGCGAACTACCGCAAGACCCACCTCTTCGGCTGCTTCGAGCAGGAGTGGTTCACCCCGGGCGAGGAGACCGTGGTCCAGGCGGAGCTGGACGGCATCCGGATCGGCCTGCTGATCTGCTACGACGTCGAGTTCCCGGAGAACGTACGGGCGCACGCCCTGGCCGGCACCGACCTGCTGCTGGTGCCCACCGCGCAGATGCACCCCTTCCAGTTCGTCGCCGAATCCGTCGTCCCCGTACGGGCCTTCGAGAGCCAGCTGTACGTGGCGTACGTCAACCGGACCGGCCCGGAAGGCGAGTTCGAGTTCGTCGGGCTGAGCTGCCTGGCCGGCCCCGACGGCACCGTACGCACCCGCGCCGGGCGCGGCGAGGAACTGGTGATCGGTGAGGTGGACCCGGAGTTCCTGGCCGCCTCCCGCGCCGCCAACCCGTATCTGCACGACCGCCGCCCCGGCCTCTACGGCTCCCTCGCCTGA
- a CDS encoding flavin monoamine oxidase family protein, with protein sequence MTSTVPNAVQHTDATAPPITMFGPDFPYAYDDFLAHPAGLGQIPATEHGQEVAVIGGGLSGIIAAYELMKMGLKPVVYEADRIGGRLRTVGFDGCDPSLTAEMGAMRFPPSSTALQHYIDLVGLETRAFPNPLSPATPSTVVDLKGESHYAETIDDLPQVYRDVADAWNACLEEGADFSDMNRALRERDVPRIREIWSQLVERLDNQTFYGFLCESEAFKSFRHREIFGQVGFGTGGWDTDFPNSILEILRVVYTEADDHHRGIVGGSQQLPLRLWDREPQKIVHWPQGTSLSSLHGGEPRGAVTRLTRTAGNRITVTDASGDIRTYRAAVFTGQSWLLLSKIDCDDALFPIDHWTAMERTHYMESSKLFVPVDRPFWLDKDESTGRDTMSMTLTDRMTRGTYLLDDGPDKPAVICLSYTWCDDSLKWLPLSPKERMEVMLKSLGEIYPNVDIRSHIIGNPVTVSWENEPWFMGAFKANLPGHYRYQRRLFTHFMQDRLPEDKRGIFLAGDDISWTAGWAEGAVQTALNAVWGVMHQFGGATDPTNPGPGDLYDEIAPVELPED encoded by the coding sequence ATGACGTCCACGGTGCCCAACGCCGTCCAGCACACCGACGCCACCGCCCCGCCGATCACCATGTTCGGGCCGGACTTCCCGTACGCGTACGACGACTTCCTCGCCCACCCGGCCGGCCTCGGCCAGATACCGGCGACCGAGCACGGCCAGGAGGTCGCCGTCATCGGCGGCGGGCTCTCCGGCATCATCGCCGCGTACGAGCTGATGAAGATGGGCCTCAAGCCCGTCGTCTACGAGGCGGACCGGATCGGCGGCCGGCTGCGGACCGTCGGCTTCGACGGCTGCGACCCCTCGCTCACCGCCGAGATGGGCGCCATGCGCTTCCCGCCGTCCTCCACGGCGCTCCAGCACTACATCGACCTGGTCGGCCTGGAGACCCGCGCGTTCCCCAACCCGCTCTCCCCGGCCACCCCCTCCACCGTCGTGGACCTCAAGGGCGAGTCGCACTACGCCGAGACCATCGACGACCTGCCGCAGGTCTACCGCGATGTGGCCGACGCCTGGAACGCCTGTCTGGAGGAGGGCGCCGACTTCTCCGACATGAACCGGGCGCTGCGCGAGCGCGACGTCCCGCGCATCCGCGAGATCTGGTCGCAGCTCGTCGAGCGGCTCGACAACCAGACCTTCTACGGCTTCCTCTGCGAGTCCGAGGCCTTCAAGTCCTTCCGCCACCGCGAGATCTTCGGCCAGGTCGGCTTCGGCACCGGCGGCTGGGACACCGACTTCCCCAACTCCATCCTGGAGATCCTGCGGGTCGTCTACACCGAGGCCGACGACCACCACCGCGGCATCGTCGGCGGCAGCCAGCAGCTCCCGCTGCGCCTCTGGGACCGGGAGCCGCAGAAGATCGTCCACTGGCCGCAGGGCACCTCGCTCTCCTCCCTGCACGGCGGCGAGCCGCGCGGCGCGGTCACCCGGTTGACCCGTACGGCGGGCAACCGCATCACCGTCACCGACGCCTCCGGCGACATCCGCACCTACCGGGCCGCCGTCTTCACCGGCCAGTCCTGGCTGCTGCTCTCCAAGATCGACTGCGATGACGCGCTCTTCCCGATCGACCACTGGACGGCGATGGAGCGCACCCACTACATGGAGTCGTCCAAGCTGTTCGTCCCCGTCGACCGGCCGTTCTGGCTGGACAAGGACGAGAGCACCGGCCGCGACACCATGTCGATGACGCTCACCGACCGGATGACCCGGGGGACCTACCTCCTGGACGACGGCCCGGACAAGCCCGCCGTCATCTGCCTCTCCTACACGTGGTGCGACGACAGCCTGAAGTGGCTGCCGCTCTCCCCGAAGGAGCGCATGGAGGTCATGCTCAAGTCGCTCGGCGAGATCTACCCGAACGTCGACATCCGCAGCCACATCATCGGCAACCCGGTCACCGTCTCCTGGGAGAACGAGCCCTGGTTCATGGGCGCGTTCAAGGCGAACCTGCCCGGCCACTACCGCTACCAGCGGCGGCTGTTCACCCACTTCATGCAGGACCGGCTGCCCGAGGACAAGCGCGGGATCTTCCTCGCCGGGGACGACATCTCCTGGACGGCCGGCTGGGCCGAGGGCGCCGTGCAGACCGCGCTCAACGCGGTGTGGGGCGTCATGCACCAGTTCGGCGGGGCCACCGACCCGACCAACCCCGGGCCCGGCGACCTCTACGACGAGATCGCGCCGGTGGAGCTGCCGGAGGACTGA
- a CDS encoding DUF5995 family protein, with protein MTQTEQSTEPAVRSRPRRWPPGDGIGVFHDVRLAVVGAERRRGGSLEARLAERYLAALDAADAGGRTPECRRPLFQYRHHPGVRPVQFALAGLHAHIAHDLPLAMVDICRARDCEPAALEGEFERVGDLLTLLEERIHDELMPDPDLLRITDPLTHLVSSWSLERAREAAWSTARVLRQLRGSPALAEEFRQRTDAGAGLVVRFLLTPAADARTPMWLPAQSSGSSTGAISS; from the coding sequence ATGACGCAGACCGAACAGTCCACGGAACCGGCAGTGCGCTCCCGCCCCCGCCGGTGGCCGCCCGGAGACGGAATCGGGGTCTTCCACGACGTACGGCTGGCGGTCGTTGGGGCGGAACGCCGAAGGGGCGGTTCCCTGGAGGCACGGCTCGCGGAGCGGTATCTGGCGGCGCTCGACGCGGCGGACGCGGGCGGGCGGACGCCGGAGTGCCGACGGCCGCTGTTCCAGTACCGCCACCACCCCGGCGTACGCCCCGTGCAGTTCGCGCTCGCCGGTCTCCATGCGCACATCGCGCACGACCTGCCCCTGGCCATGGTGGACATCTGCCGCGCGCGCGACTGCGAACCGGCGGCGCTGGAAGGGGAGTTCGAGCGGGTGGGCGATCTCCTCACGCTCCTGGAGGAGCGGATCCACGACGAGCTGATGCCGGACCCCGACCTGCTCCGGATCACGGACCCGCTCACCCATCTGGTGAGTTCCTGGAGCCTGGAGCGGGCCCGTGAGGCGGCCTGGTCGACGGCCCGGGTGCTCCGGCAGCTGCGCGGATCCCCGGCGCTGGCCGAGGAGTTCAGGCAGCGTACGGACGCGGGCGCCGGGCTCGTGGTGCGCTTCCTGCTCACCCCGGCCGCCGACGCCCGCACACCGATGTGGCTCCCGGCTCAGTCCTCCGGCAGCTCCACCGGCGCGATCTCGTCGTAG
- a CDS encoding uracil-xanthine permease family protein: MSLGVRWTLHGDGKTPAPGAVVRPDERLSWPRTFGLGAQHVVAMFGASFVAPVLMGLDPNLAIMMSGVATAIFLLATKGRVPSYLGCSLSFVGVAATIRASGGDSATVTGAVLVVGAALFLVGLAVQRFGARIIHAAMPPVVTGAVVMLIGFNLAPVTASTYWPQDQWTALLVMLFTGLAVVCLRGFLSRIAIFLGLVFGYLLSWVLDLVFGKIHSPAGGAEAVDHWRLDLSAVGQADWIGLPSFHAPAFEWSAILVALPVVIALVAENAGHVKAVGEMTGDPLDDKLGTAIAADGAASMLSTAVGGPPNTTYSENIGVMAATRVYSTAAYWAAACFALLFGLCPKFGAVVAAIPGGVLGGITVILYGMIGLLGAQIWLNGRVDLRNPLNLVPAAAGIIIGVGGVSLKITDNFELGGIALGTLVVITGYHVLRAFAPAHLKTQEPLLDAGTSAYDEGSGTVEGPGDGGKPGTGTKPGTVEGSGTGTKPEDGTKPEEGGKPGRSEQP, from the coding sequence ATGAGCCTCGGCGTGCGCTGGACCTTGCACGGCGACGGGAAGACCCCCGCGCCCGGGGCGGTGGTCCGCCCCGACGAACGGCTCTCCTGGCCCCGTACGTTCGGACTCGGCGCCCAGCACGTGGTGGCGATGTTCGGAGCGTCGTTCGTCGCCCCGGTGCTGATGGGTCTCGACCCGAACCTCGCGATCATGATGTCCGGGGTCGCGACCGCGATCTTCCTGCTGGCCACCAAGGGCCGGGTGCCCAGCTATCTCGGCTGCTCGCTCTCCTTCGTCGGGGTCGCCGCCACCATCCGGGCGAGCGGCGGTGACAGCGCGACCGTCACGGGTGCGGTGCTGGTGGTCGGCGCGGCGCTGTTCCTGGTGGGCCTGGCGGTCCAGCGGTTCGGCGCGCGCATCATCCACGCGGCGATGCCGCCGGTGGTGACAGGCGCCGTCGTGATGCTGATCGGGTTCAACCTGGCCCCGGTGACCGCGTCGACGTACTGGCCGCAGGACCAGTGGACCGCGCTGCTGGTGATGCTCTTCACCGGGCTCGCCGTGGTCTGTCTGCGCGGTTTCCTCTCCCGGATCGCGATCTTCCTCGGGCTGGTCTTCGGCTATCTGCTCTCCTGGGTGCTGGACCTGGTCTTCGGCAAGATCCACTCCCCGGCGGGCGGCGCGGAGGCCGTCGACCACTGGCGTCTGGACCTCTCCGCCGTCGGCCAGGCCGACTGGATCGGGCTGCCGTCCTTCCACGCTCCGGCCTTCGAGTGGTCCGCGATCCTGGTCGCGCTGCCCGTGGTGATCGCGCTCGTCGCGGAGAACGCGGGCCATGTGAAGGCCGTGGGCGAGATGACCGGCGACCCGCTGGACGACAAGCTCGGCACCGCCATCGCGGCGGACGGTGCGGCCTCCATGCTCTCCACCGCCGTGGGCGGCCCGCCCAACACCACGTACTCCGAGAACATCGGCGTGATGGCCGCCACCCGCGTCTACTCCACGGCCGCCTACTGGGCCGCCGCCTGCTTCGCCCTCCTCTTCGGCCTCTGCCCCAAGTTCGGCGCGGTCGTGGCGGCGATCCCCGGTGGGGTGCTCGGCGGCATCACCGTGATCCTGTACGGGATGATCGGCCTGCTCGGTGCGCAGATCTGGCTCAACGGCCGGGTGGACCTGCGCAATCCGCTCAACCTGGTCCCGGCCGCGGCGGGCATCATCATCGGCGTCGGCGGGGTCAGCCTGAAGATCACCGACAACTTCGAGCTGGGCGGCATCGCGCTCGGCACCCTCGTCGTGATCACCGGCTACCACGTGCTGCGCGCCTTCGCCCCGGCCCACCTGAAGACCCAGGAACCGCTGCTGGACGCGGGGACGTCGGCGTACGACGAGGGGTCCGGAACCGTCGAGGGGCCCGGCGACGGCGGAAAGCCCGGGACCGGCACGAAGCCCGGGACCGTCGAGGGGTCCGGGACCGGCACGAAGCCCGAGGACGGCACGAAGCCCGAGGAGGGCGGGAAGCCCGGACGCTCCGAGCAGCCCTGA
- a CDS encoding MFS transporter, whose protein sequence is MTKEPTAAAVHSREQVRRARVAVAAVFAVHGAVTGSFATRVPWIQDHAGVSAGQLGLALAFPAIGASIAMPLAGRISHRFGARTALRGLLALWTLALILPALAPNLLTLCAALFVYGATAGMSDVAMNALGVEVENRLDKSIMSGLHGMWSVGALIGSAAGTVAAHIGADARLHHTLAALVLTALGLAACRNVLDLRSEPDEEPPRFTLPPKSALVIGAVGFCAVFAEGASLDWSAVYLRDVLGSSDGVAAASTTAFALTMAVARLAGDRIVDRFGAVRTVRVGGTLATLGGLLVVFSPSPAAAMGGFGLLGLGVAVVVPLAFAAAGRSGPNPSQAIAGVATITYTSSLIAPSAIGALAETTSLVVSFGVVTALAFGLVAGAGVLRAGDRKGPGSGTPAGGAGTGGAAAGGAAAGGAAAKSPVGG, encoded by the coding sequence ATGACGAAGGAACCGACCGCCGCCGCGGTCCACAGCAGGGAGCAGGTGCGGCGGGCCCGGGTCGCCGTCGCCGCCGTCTTCGCGGTGCACGGGGCGGTGACCGGCAGCTTCGCGACCCGGGTGCCATGGATCCAGGACCACGCCGGGGTGAGCGCGGGCCAGCTCGGCCTGGCGCTGGCCTTCCCCGCGATCGGCGCCTCGATCGCGATGCCGCTGGCGGGCCGGATCAGCCACCGGTTCGGCGCCCGGACCGCCCTGCGCGGGCTGCTGGCCCTGTGGACGCTGGCGCTGATCCTGCCCGCCCTGGCGCCGAACCTGCTGACGCTCTGCGCCGCCCTCTTCGTTTACGGGGCGACCGCCGGGATGTCCGACGTGGCGATGAACGCCCTGGGCGTGGAGGTGGAGAACCGCCTCGACAAGTCGATCATGTCGGGGCTGCACGGCATGTGGAGCGTGGGCGCGCTGATCGGCTCGGCCGCGGGCACGGTGGCCGCGCACATCGGCGCCGACGCCCGGCTCCACCACACGCTGGCCGCGCTGGTGCTGACGGCGCTGGGGCTGGCCGCCTGCCGGAACGTGCTGGACCTGCGCAGCGAGCCGGACGAGGAGCCGCCGCGCTTCACCCTGCCGCCGAAGTCCGCGCTGGTCATCGGGGCCGTCGGGTTCTGCGCGGTCTTCGCGGAAGGCGCCAGCCTGGACTGGTCGGCGGTCTATCTGCGGGACGTCCTGGGCAGCTCGGACGGGGTCGCGGCCGCCTCGACCACCGCCTTCGCCCTGACGATGGCGGTGGCGCGGCTGGCCGGGGACCGGATCGTGGACCGGTTCGGCGCGGTGCGGACCGTACGGGTGGGCGGGACGCTGGCCACACTGGGCGGGCTGCTCGTGGTGTTCTCGCCCTCCCCGGCGGCGGCGATGGGCGGCTTCGGGCTGCTGGGGCTCGGCGTGGCGGTCGTGGTGCCGCTGGCCTTCGCGGCGGCCGGGCGCAGCGGACCCAACCCGAGCCAGGCCATCGCGGGCGTCGCCACCATCACGTACACCTCCAGCCTGATCGCCCCCTCGGCGATCGGCGCACTGGCCGAGACGACCTCGCTGGTGGTCTCCTTCGGCGTGGTGACCGCGCTGGCGTTCGGCCTGGTGGCGGGGGCCGGGGTGCTGCGGGCGGGCGACCGGAAGGGGCCCGGCTCCGGAACACCGGCCGGTGGCGCGGGGACGGGCGGTGCGGCGGCGGGCGGTGCGGCGGCGGGCGGTGCGGCGGCGAAGAGCCCGGTCGGGGGCTGA
- a CDS encoding ROK family transcriptional regulator → MPASPSTARAINDRLALQLLQQDGPLTAAQLKNLTGLSRPTVADLVERLQGAGLIHVVGESGAVRRGPNAKLYGIVADRAHLAALDVRTGSVSVVVADLLGTTLAEATLPITDEAGTGPAVEQAVALLERTAREAGSVPLHSVGIGAPGLIDPATGELRDTSKLPAWHRALVRVLQQRLPATVLVENETNLAAVAEHRAGAALDRETFVLIWLGQGIGAAVMLDGRLRQGASGGAGEIGFLPVPGVTGLPSAVDCAGGFYSLAGSAALCELAARHGIALPDGAAPDATAVAAVRTALAAGERGEPFLDEVADRLALGAAAVVSVLDPGCVLLAGAVGEAGGAPLAARVEERLAVMSPLRTEVRAGSLGDGAVLRGALLTARDAAQEALFAPGG, encoded by the coding sequence ATGCCCGCATCACCGAGCACGGCTCGGGCCATCAACGACCGCCTCGCCCTGCAACTGCTCCAGCAGGACGGCCCGTTGACGGCCGCACAGCTCAAGAACCTGACCGGACTCTCCCGCCCGACCGTGGCCGACCTGGTCGAACGGCTCCAGGGCGCCGGTCTGATCCATGTCGTCGGCGAGTCCGGCGCCGTCCGCCGGGGACCCAACGCCAAGCTGTACGGGATCGTCGCCGACCGGGCCCACCTCGCCGCCCTCGACGTGCGCACCGGCAGCGTCTCCGTGGTCGTCGCGGACCTGCTGGGGACCACCCTCGCGGAGGCCACCCTGCCCATCACCGATGAGGCCGGGACCGGGCCCGCCGTCGAACAGGCCGTCGCCCTCCTGGAGCGCACCGCCCGCGAGGCGGGGTCCGTCCCCCTGCACAGCGTCGGCATCGGGGCCCCGGGCCTGATCGACCCGGCCACCGGCGAACTGCGCGACACCTCCAAGCTGCCCGCCTGGCACCGGGCCCTGGTCCGGGTCCTCCAGCAGCGGCTGCCGGCGACCGTCCTCGTCGAGAACGAGACCAACCTCGCCGCCGTCGCGGAGCACCGGGCCGGGGCCGCCCTGGACCGGGAGACCTTCGTCCTCATCTGGCTGGGCCAGGGCATCGGGGCCGCCGTGATGCTGGACGGCAGGCTGCGGCAGGGCGCCTCCGGGGGCGCGGGCGAGATCGGCTTCCTGCCGGTGCCCGGGGTGACCGGACTGCCCTCGGCCGTCGACTGCGCGGGCGGCTTCTACTCCCTGGCCGGTTCGGCGGCCCTCTGCGAGCTCGCCGCCCGCCACGGCATCGCGCTGCCCGACGGCGCGGCCCCCGACGCCACCGCCGTGGCGGCCGTACGCACCGCGCTGGCGGCGGGGGAGCGGGGGGAACCGTTCCTGGACGAGGTGGCCGACCGGCTCGCCCTCGGGGCCGCGGCCGTCGTCTCGGTCCTGGACCCCGGCTGCGTCCTCCTGGCGGGCGCGGTCGGGGAGGCGGGCGGCGCCCCGCTCGCAGCCCGGGTCGAGGAGCGCCTCGCCGTGATGTCCCCGCTGCGCACCGAGGTCCGGGCGGGCTCGCTGGGGGACGGGGCGGTGCTGCGCGGGGCGCTGCTCACCGCCCGCGACGCGGCCCAGGAGGCGCTGTTCGCCCCCGGGGGCTGA
- a CDS encoding chitinase C-terminal domain-containing protein produces the protein MLSPTRARATLLAAGAAIAGLLMTSLAATPSAAATDHESCRPDGLYKTPGVDTPYCTVYDTDGREKMGDDHQRRVIGYFTNWRTGKDGRDPYLVPNIPWTKVTHLNYAFAHVDSANKLSVGPDSPDNASTGMTWPGVAGAEMDPSLPYKGHFNLLTKYKKQYPDVKTLVSVGGWAETGGYFGPDGTRVNSGGFYSMATNADGSVNTAGINTFSDSAVDFVRKYGFNGVDIDYEYATSMKDAGNPMDHALANGRRAGLVKGYDVLMKTLREKLDRAGAADGKHYLLTVAAPSSGYLLRGMETYQMQKYLDYVNIMSYDLHGAWNEYVGPNASLFDDGKDNELAQAGVYTTSQYGGVGYLNTDWAFHYFRGSMPAGRINIGLPYYTRGFKNVQGGTNGLWGKAAATSCPAGSGLTKCGDGAVGIDNLWHDKDDNGQEAPAGSNPMWHAKNLEKGIVGDYLTDYGFPANTQLTGTYVRNYDSTLVAPWLWNAQKKVFLSTEDEQSVKRKADYVVDQGIGGTMIWELAGDYQWNAAKGQYETGNTLTTAMYDAFKTAAPYGAKRSTVDLPTQAVNIDVSFGQFALGDSNYPISPKLKITNNTQATLPGGTEFQFDYATSAPANAKDQSGFGTSIIRSDHTAANNIGGLKGPYNRVSLKLPAWQTLAPGASVELDFVYYLPTSTPSNWTVTFGGKSYALAGDLARGTTLVEPGTGTNPTPTPDPTGPTPTPTPTPTPTQPGGTCSAPAWNAGTEYQGGAVVSQDGHEWKASWWTKGEKPGTTGQWGVWKDQGAC, from the coding sequence ATGCTGTCCCCCACCAGAGCGAGAGCCACGCTCCTCGCCGCCGGCGCAGCCATCGCCGGCCTGCTGATGACCTCCCTCGCCGCCACTCCGTCGGCGGCCGCCACCGACCACGAGTCCTGTCGCCCGGACGGGCTGTACAAGACCCCCGGCGTCGACACCCCGTACTGCACCGTCTACGACACCGACGGCCGCGAGAAGATGGGCGACGACCACCAGCGCCGCGTCATCGGGTACTTCACCAACTGGCGTACCGGCAAGGACGGCCGGGACCCCTACCTGGTCCCGAACATCCCCTGGACCAAGGTCACCCACCTCAACTACGCCTTCGCGCACGTCGACAGCGCCAACAAGCTCTCGGTCGGGCCCGACAGCCCCGACAACGCCTCCACCGGCATGACCTGGCCGGGTGTCGCAGGCGCCGAGATGGACCCGTCGCTGCCCTACAAGGGGCACTTCAACCTGCTGACGAAGTACAAGAAGCAGTACCCGGACGTGAAGACCCTGGTCTCCGTGGGCGGCTGGGCCGAGACCGGCGGCTACTTCGGCCCGGACGGCACGCGCGTCAACTCCGGCGGCTTCTACTCGATGGCCACCAACGCCGACGGCTCGGTCAACACGGCGGGCATCAACACCTTCTCCGACTCGGCCGTGGACTTCGTCCGCAAGTACGGCTTCAACGGCGTCGACATCGACTACGAGTACGCCACGTCCATGAAGGACGCGGGCAACCCGATGGACCACGCGCTGGCCAACGGCCGCCGCGCGGGCCTGGTCAAGGGCTACGACGTCCTCATGAAGACCCTGCGCGAGAAGCTCGACCGCGCGGGCGCCGCCGACGGCAAGCACTACCTGCTGACCGTCGCCGCCCCGTCCTCCGGCTACCTGCTGCGGGGCATGGAGACGTACCAGATGCAGAAGTACCTGGACTACGTCAACATCATGTCCTACGACCTGCACGGCGCCTGGAACGAGTACGTCGGTCCGAACGCCTCGCTCTTCGACGACGGCAAGGACAACGAGCTGGCGCAGGCGGGCGTCTACACCACCTCGCAGTACGGCGGTGTCGGCTACCTCAACACCGACTGGGCCTTCCACTACTTCCGCGGCTCCATGCCGGCCGGCCGGATCAACATCGGCCTGCCGTACTACACCCGCGGCTTCAAGAACGTCCAGGGCGGCACCAACGGTCTGTGGGGCAAGGCCGCCGCGACCAGCTGCCCGGCCGGTTCCGGTCTGACCAAGTGCGGTGACGGCGCGGTCGGCATCGACAACCTCTGGCACGACAAGGACGACAACGGCCAGGAGGCCCCGGCCGGCTCGAACCCGATGTGGCACGCGAAGAACCTGGAGAAGGGCATCGTCGGTGACTACCTCACCGACTACGGCTTCCCCGCGAACACCCAGCTGACCGGCACCTACGTCCGCAACTACGACTCGACGCTGGTCGCCCCGTGGCTGTGGAACGCCCAGAAGAAGGTCTTCCTCTCCACCGAGGACGAGCAGTCGGTGAAGCGCAAGGCCGACTACGTGGTCGACCAGGGCATCGGCGGCACGATGATCTGGGAGCTGGCGGGCGACTACCAGTGGAACGCGGCCAAGGGCCAGTACGAGACCGGCAACACGCTGACCACCGCGATGTACGACGCCTTCAAGACGGCGGCCCCGTACGGCGCGAAGCGCTCCACGGTCGACCTGCCCACCCAGGCCGTGAACATCGACGTCTCCTTCGGCCAGTTCGCCCTCGGTGACTCCAACTACCCGATCAGCCCCAAGCTGAAGATCACCAACAACACCCAGGCCACGCTGCCCGGCGGCACGGAGTTCCAGTTCGACTACGCCACCTCCGCCCCGGCCAACGCCAAGGACCAGTCCGGCTTCGGTACGTCGATCATCCGCAGCGACCACACCGCCGCCAACAACATCGGCGGGCTCAAGGGCCCCTACAACCGGGTCTCCCTGAAGCTCCCGGCCTGGCAGACCCTGGCCCCCGGCGCCTCGGTGGAGCTGGACTTCGTCTACTACCTGCCCACCTCCACGCCGTCCAACTGGACCGTGACCTTCGGCGGGAAGTCCTACGCCCTCGCCGGTGACCTGGCCCGCGGCACCACCCTGGTCGAGCCCGGCACCGGCACCAACCCGACGCCGACCCCGGACCCGACCGGTCCCACGCCCACCCCGACCCCGACTCCGACCCCGACGCAGCCGGGCGGCACCTGCTCGGCCCCGGCGTGGAACGCGGGCACCGAGTACCAGGGCGGCGCGGTCGTCAGCCAGGACGGCCACGAGTGGAAGGCCTCGTGGTGGACGAAGGGCGAGAAGCCCGGCACCACCGGCCAGTGGGGCGTCTGGAAGGACCAGGGCGCCTGCTGA